A stretch of DNA from Takifugu flavidus isolate HTHZ2018 chromosome 22, ASM371156v2, whole genome shotgun sequence:
AGGGCAGCACACGACCATGTTAATGCAAACTATTACATGACAACAGTGTGTAAAATAGAATAATCTGTCTACTTCTCTGTCTACACAGGTGTTCCACAGGTGCCTGAAGGTCAGCTATGTCAGTGTGGCAAAGAGTGCTCCTCTTTCTCCGACCTCAAGTCTCATATTAGCAGCGTCAACAGCAACCACGGCCACAACCAGCCTCCGCACAGCCACAGCCCACCACAGCAGGACCacgttcagcagcagcaaccacagcaacagcctgagccacagcagcagcaacagagccaCCACGAAGAGAAACTGGCGAACGGCGCCTcgagctcctcctcttccccgtGGCCCTGCCACGCCCATGCGGGACAGACAAACGGTGACAACAGCAGGGGGAGCGCGGATGGAAACTCTAACAGGGTCAGCGTCCGGGGGAAAGGTCATGGTCACGTGCGTGAGAAGAAGTATAAATGCAGCATGTGTTCCCGGGCGTTCATCACGATCACTAAGCTCAATGTGCACTTCATGGGGCACGTGGGGATGAAGCCTCACAAGTGTGAGTACTGCAGTAAGGCCTTCAGTGATCCCAGCAACCTCAGGATGCACCTCAAGATTCACACGGGTATCCGACTGTCTACGATAATCTTCGCTTCATCGCAATTTTCAACTCCTcaaatcattttttccccttgtctTTATAGGCCAGAAGAACTACAAATGCTCAATCTGCGATAAGTTGTTCACCCAGAAGTCTCATGTGGCGTCGCACATGCTCATCCACACCGGTGCTGAGAAGCTCAAGTGTGACCTCTGCGATCGGGCCTTCATCAGGAAACATGACCTGAAACAACACATGTTCTCTCACACGCAGTGCGTTTCCAGCATCAGCCAACACTTTTTTGTTACTGTCATCCGACTCTTTAAAAGCCATTCGTATTAATTCCAGCCATGTTCTTCTTCTTGCTTTTCAGTGAACGCCGGATACAGTGTCCAAAGTGCAACAAACACTTCCTCAAGACCAACCACCTGAAGAAGCACATGAACTCTCACGAGGGCCGCAGAGACTTTGTCTGCGAGAAATGCCACAAAGCGTTTCTCACCAAATACCACCTCACCCGTCACCTCAAAATCTGCAAAGGGCCAAAGGTGGAGAGGACATCCAGGAAGGAGCAGGACGAAGAGgacgaagaagaggaggacgacgGGAGGCGCAGAATGAAAGGAGGGGACAGACACATTGACAGCAGTGAGGACTGCGGTTTGGATGTTGGCGGCTATAACTCTGAGAAGTCTTTGTCGCCCTCTCATTGACAACACTGTGCCTCTCCAAAAGCCTGTTATTTATTTCAACTCTGACATTACCTCTATAATTGTTATCGCAAAATATTCCATTATTTAATTTTCTCAACTGTTGTTTTCTCCTAAAATGCTGCTATAAGGATCTTCATAACACTATCAGATTGTGACCATCTGTCTTATACTAAGCTACAATTGTCTACATTAAACTCAGGCCTGTATGATTTTTGGTTGATGGAATTTATAAGTTGTTTATCATTTGTAGTTAATCCCTTTTTGTACTTACTAACTAGGAAAGAAGGACTGATATTTACATCCGGTGCCATGCATTTTAACACAATAGGTAATTCTATGTTTATTCTGCCTCAACTGCAAAACAATGTGATATCCTCCCGAATGGTTTTTTACTGTTAAActgttaaatgttttaataaacAGTCCACCGTTATTAAGCTGTGATCGGTTTACCATAAGCGTAGAAGAAGAACGATCTTTACTGGCCATAAACATGTTCTAAACAAAATCCTCCCTGTGCTTCTGATAgattttaatttgtttcatttgaaactgctattcaaataaataaaataacacgAAAAAGTTTTAAATAAACGGTTCAAGCCGCCCTCGATTCGACCGGAAGTAAAGTAACATTTCCGGTTGCGATCCGAACTATGCGCCGCGGCGCGCAGTTGTCATTCGCTTTAGCGTGGTATGATTTAGGTGCGCCTCGCACATCTTTTGCtcctttgttttgtgttttgcatTCGTGTGTTTCGCATTGTCATCTTTACATCCTAAAAATGAAACATAATGCATGCTGCTATTCGTTTGTTTACAAATGCTAACGGTTAGCTAATAGTTGTTTGCTAGCTGAAGTGCACATGTCCTGCTTCCTTCTGATTTCTTACTTTTTCAGTGTTTCCTCGAAACTTGCAATTAGAAATAAGGGATGTTGGCGTGCCGTCATGTGTTTAAGGGGttgttttttctgcctttgaCAGTCTGATAAACAATGACGACTCCATCGAGGGAGGGGGTACCCAGTATGATAGATAAGgcactgaggatgaggagggaggaacaGGCTCGCCAGGTGGTTCTGGCCTGGGCTGTGCTCAACGTCTCTTTGGCTGGAATGATCTACACCGAGATGTAAGTTTATGCAAAACCAGGATTGTGCCCAGTGCTATAGGACTAACGCAGTAGTCCATCTCATTGTTTATTGTCCATTAAAAATATGActttctgcccttttccttAGGTCGGGAAAACTGTTAAGTCGATATTATAATATCACCTACTGGCCTATATGGTATATTGGTAAGTTCCATTTCATTGAGGATATTTTTTGAAGAGAAAGTGACAAATCTAATATATAGTTCTATAAACATGATTTATAAGTTTTTCTCTGTCTTCCCTTCCACAGAGCTGGTGTTGGCAACTCTGTTTAGCCTGAACGCTGTTTTTGACTTCTGGAAATATTTCAAATACACTATGGCTCCTTCCACGATAGCTCTAAGCCCAGAGCAGCACCGTCTTCTCGGTCTGAGAAACACAGGTGAGCATTTTAGTCCCCCAAATAGTTTGCACATCCCACTAAACTGCACGAAACTTTGTATGTTCCCTTGTAGGTATTCAGGCCTCTCCACcccaaaaaacagagaaaaaggagTCTCCAGTTCCAGCCCAGCTATCTCCTCTGCAGGGCCAGAGTGTGCTGAGTTTCAGCCCCTCGCGGACAGCCAGTACGAGTCCCAAGTTCTCTCCGAGCTGTGTCCCTGGGTACAGTCCCTCTCTCAACAACCCTTCAACCCCGAACAGCGCGGGAACAGCTTTTTCCCAAACTGTGGCCTTTGGAAAGGTGTGTCCACACCTTCAGTCTGCCTAATAAATAATTCTCCTCTGAAGTCTTTCAGCATCTACCTGAACATGCCGATAAAATagtttcttttcctctgtcctctgttgtcCAGGTGCTGAACTACAGTCCATCCCCTGGTACCTCCCCCTACCCCAGCAGCATTGGACCAGCAGAAGGCTCCAGTTTGAGAGCCAGATATCGCACGTCCCCTTCAGTGTTGAGCTCCCCTGGAAGCAAGGAGGACTGTATGGAGGATCTGAAAATCCTGGAGAGGTTCCTTCgcacagaagaggagaaaagtcaCCGCAGCCAGCTCGGTACTGTGTTTTGATAGCAGCAATGCGTTTGATCTCACTTCCTGTGCTGTAAAATAACAGAGTGAAATTCTTTCTCTATGTAGGGAGCCCTGAGTCCGTGTCTCCAGCCCACAGCCCAACGTTTTGGAATTACAACCGTTCGATGGGAGACTATGCCCAGAGTCTGAGGAAGTTCTCGTACCAGCCAGCCTGTCGCTCTCAGGCCCCGTCTGCCCACAAGGATGAAACTGACCTGGGCTCCaaacaggctgcagaggaggtCAGAGCGTGCGCTGGGTGTTGGTTTAGCGTCCGCATGAGAGCAGAAAGTGTATGGCTCGTCTCTATTGCTCTGATTTGTAGGTGTGGGCCAGGGTCACAACCAGCCGTCCCATCGTGGATTACGTTGATTGCTGGACAGCGAAGCTTAGAAATGTAAGTGTTCGCCAcagattttcatttatttttcaaaaacgGTGGAAAAACACGGTTGTTTTTATTCTAAAAGTGGATCAGTGACACCATTTTGGACCCTTTGGTCAAAGAAATGGACTCTGTCAACAGCCAGCTCAGGAGGATGGGCAGCCCCGAGCTCCAGATTGGAGGTAAAATGTTGCTTTATATTTGCTTCTTGTAGAATTATAGCGCAGGTGAGTTTTATCTATTAAGTCTTTTTGTTTATGGCGTTATTTTCCTATAtactgggaaaaaagaaaagattctaCAATGTCATTCTTTATCCACCAGAGGCCAGCATAAGCAGCCTGAAACAGGCAGCAGTGATGAAAGCCTCGTCCATCCCGACGCTGAACTCTATCGTCCAGTATCTGGACGTCACTCCCAACCAGGAGTACCTCGTAGATCGCATTAAGGGTACTGGGAACACACAGCAGGGTGATATATTCTCCTGGAACGCACCCGCGTGTGGGTTTTAAGGCCTCTTTGGGTGTATTCTTTCAGAGCTGGCCCACAGCGGATGCATGAGCTCCTTTCGCTGGAACGGCGGCGGTGATctgaagaacaggaagtgggacaCGGACCTCCCCACTGACTGCGCCGTGAGTCTCCTCTCatcgtgcaaacacacacggcaTCCAAAAATCTGTTCTTTTCAGTTGTTCCGGGGATGTTCTGTCAGTGGTCTCTTCCGGTACCCCATGAAAATTAGGATCTCATTCGTAAATAtcgtgtatatatatatatatataatataacgTGGCCCAGTAGCAATTAGGT
This window harbors:
- the tmem209 gene encoding transmembrane protein 209 — its product is MTTPSREGVPSMIDKALRMRREEQARQVVLAWAVLNVSLAGMIYTEMSGKLLSRYYNITYWPIWYIELVLATLFSLNAVFDFWKYFKYTMAPSTIALSPEQHRLLGLRNTGIQASPPQKTEKKESPVPAQLSPLQGQSVLSFSPSRTASTSPKFSPSCVPGYSPSLNNPSTPNSAGTAFSQTVAFGKVLNYSPSPGTSPYPSSIGPAEGSSLRARYRTSPSVLSSPGSKEDCMEDLKILERFLRTEEEKSHRSQLGSPESVSPAHSPTFWNYNRSMGDYAQSLRKFSYQPACRSQAPSAHKDETDLGSKQAAEEVWARVTTSRPIVDYVDCWTAKLRNWISDTILDPLVKEMDSVNSQLRRMGSPELQIGEASISSLKQAAVMKASSIPTLNSIVQYLDVTPNQEYLVDRIKELAHSGCMSSFRWNGGGDLKNRKWDTDLPTDCAIIMHVFCTYLDSRLPPHPKYPDGKTFTAQHFSHTQDKPDVTKENLFCICQSSTTPPHYHLIYQGHSYNLPKGRNNLFHTILMFLYVIKTKESGMLGRVNLGLSGVNILWIFD